In a genomic window of Candidatus Cloacimonadota bacterium:
- the nadB gene encoding L-aspartate oxidase, protein MKVENMRKKNDVLIIGCGVAGLTAAIYLKESGLDVLVITKVADIFETNTNYAQGGIIAWKEGDACHNLEADIMKAGCNYNNKAAVKLFAEKGPELVFDFFIDKLKTPFTQTSEGKLDYTEEAAHSDRRVLHYEDHTGDVIQKSLKEYCEKINIPILTQHTAVDLITNNHHSNDNQELYKPREVMGCYVLDNKSGEVITYFADKIILATGGLGNLYQHTTNPSAATGDGMSMAYRAGADIINAEFIQFHPTALYHRDIKRFLISESLRGEGARLMDTNGHYFMQDYSEMADLAPRDVVARAIYNQMAKTGSEYVLLDIASFYNGEIPLAERFSKIYHTCLKGEINITKQPIPIVPAAHYSCGGIKVDLNGKSSLENLYAIGEVSCTGLHGANRLASSSLLEGLLWGKLAADDIAQNYENISIQRLEVIPDWKPPQNVEVFDPLLIVQDWKAIQMTMWNYAGIIRTRKGLERASADLNYYSHRIFKFYKSARLNKNIIELRNAIVNASIIVNAATHNDQSIGCHFVK, encoded by the coding sequence ATTAAGGTAGAAAATATGCGGAAAAAGAATGATGTTCTAATAATCGGATGTGGCGTTGCCGGTCTTACAGCAGCAATCTATCTGAAAGAATCTGGCCTTGATGTGTTAGTAATTACCAAAGTTGCAGATATTTTTGAAACCAACACGAATTATGCTCAAGGCGGCATTATTGCCTGGAAAGAAGGTGACGCCTGCCACAACCTGGAAGCAGATATTATGAAAGCCGGCTGTAATTACAACAACAAAGCAGCTGTAAAACTTTTTGCCGAAAAAGGTCCGGAACTTGTTTTTGATTTTTTTATCGATAAACTGAAAACACCTTTCACGCAAACATCGGAAGGTAAACTGGATTATACCGAAGAAGCAGCTCATTCCGATAGAAGAGTTCTGCACTATGAAGATCATACTGGTGACGTAATTCAGAAAAGTTTGAAAGAATACTGCGAAAAAATTAATATTCCAATTCTAACGCAGCATACAGCTGTTGACTTGATCACAAATAATCATCATTCCAATGATAACCAGGAACTGTATAAACCTCGGGAAGTGATGGGATGCTATGTTCTGGATAACAAATCTGGAGAAGTGATCACATATTTTGCCGATAAGATTATTCTGGCTACCGGCGGTTTAGGAAATCTCTATCAGCATACAACCAATCCCTCTGCAGCAACCGGAGATGGAATGAGCATGGCATATCGTGCCGGAGCTGATATTATCAATGCAGAATTCATTCAATTCCATCCGACTGCGCTTTATCATCGCGATATAAAACGTTTTCTGATTTCTGAATCTCTGCGTGGTGAAGGTGCCAGGTTGATGGATACAAATGGTCATTATTTCATGCAGGATTATTCCGAAATGGCAGATCTGGCTCCGCGTGATGTTGTTGCCAGAGCTATCTACAATCAGATGGCAAAAACCGGCAGCGAATATGTCCTCTTGGATATTGCTTCTTTTTATAATGGCGAAATACCGCTGGCAGAAAGGTTTTCCAAAATCTATCACACCTGTCTCAAAGGCGAGATCAATATTACGAAACAACCCATTCCGATCGTTCCGGCGGCGCATTATTCCTGCGGCGGCATCAAAGTTGATTTGAATGGGAAAAGTTCTCTGGAAAATCTTTATGCTATCGGTGAAGTAAGTTGTACAGGATTGCATGGAGCAAATCGATTGGCTTCATCTTCATTATTGGAAGGCTTGCTCTGGGGAAAATTAGCTGCAGACGATATTGCTCAGAATTATGAAAATATTTCAATTCAAAGACTGGAAGTAATTCCTGATTGGAAACCACCTCAAAATGTCGAGGTATTTGATCCACTTTTAATCGTTCAGGATTGGAAGGCGATCCAGATGACGATGTGGAATTATGCCGGAATCATTCGCACCAGAAAAGGTTTGGAACGTGCCAGCGCCGATCTGAATTATTATTCACACCGGATTTTCAAGTTTTACAAAAGCGCTCGTTTGAATAAAAATATCATCGAATTGCGCAATGCAATAGTTAATGCTTCGATCATCGTAAATGCAGCAACTCACAATGATCAATCGATTGGCTGTCATTTTGTAAAGTAG
- the nadA gene encoding quinolinate synthase NadA — MNFIKEIQSIKNELGNKAIIAAHHYQDPEIVKLADFLGDSYKLAVDCSKVRSEFIIFCGVYFMAEAADILSSSDQKVIIPNISARCPMADQINLNQAEKAFQKIAERTKKEIAPVVYMNSNADVKSFCGEKGGSVCTSSNAAKIVKHYVEKDKIVFFSPDYNLGINTANDLNLKDDEILKITKDYELTGDPKNAKIVLWDGYCYVHKRFTVGDIENLRRKYAKIKIIVHPECDEEVVKNSDISGSTAKIYNEIKKSPAGSVWGVGTEYHFVQRIADEFSGKIIVPLRNSICKNMAKITPENLLKSLKAIQSNVQNNEALEGIVQVEKSIKDGAKKALKKMIEIVEM, encoded by the coding sequence TTGAATTTTATAAAAGAAATTCAGAGCATAAAAAACGAACTTGGTAACAAAGCTATAATCGCTGCACATCATTATCAGGATCCTGAAATCGTGAAGCTGGCAGATTTCCTGGGAGACTCTTACAAACTGGCGGTTGACTGCAGCAAAGTGCGATCGGAATTCATTATTTTCTGCGGAGTTTACTTCATGGCAGAAGCCGCAGATATTCTTTCCAGTTCAGATCAAAAAGTAATAATCCCCAATATTTCTGCTCGCTGTCCGATGGCGGATCAGATAAATTTAAACCAGGCAGAAAAAGCCTTCCAAAAAATTGCTGAAAGAACTAAAAAAGAAATTGCTCCAGTCGTTTACATGAATTCCAATGCAGATGTGAAGAGCTTTTGTGGAGAAAAAGGCGGTTCTGTTTGTACCAGTTCCAATGCTGCTAAAATTGTTAAGCATTATGTAGAAAAAGATAAAATCGTCTTTTTCTCACCAGACTACAATCTGGGAATCAACACTGCAAATGATCTGAATTTGAAGGATGATGAAATTTTAAAGATCACCAAAGACTATGAATTGACAGGTGATCCGAAAAATGCGAAGATTGTTTTGTGGGATGGTTACTGCTATGTTCACAAAAGATTTACTGTTGGCGATATCGAAAATCTTCGCAGAAAATATGCAAAAATCAAGATCATTGTGCATCCGGAATGTGATGAAGAAGTTGTGAAAAATTCTGATATTTCTGGCTCTACAGCAAAAATTTATAACGAGATAAAAAAGTCACCAGCCGGATCGGTTTGGGGTGTGGGAACTGAATATCACTTTGTGCAGAGAATTGCCGATGAATTCTCGGGCAAAATAATAGTACCATTAAGAAATTCTATTTGTAAAAATATGGCTAAGATCACTCCTGAAAATCTATTAAAATCACTTAAAGCAATCCAGAGTAATGTCCAAAATAATGAAGCTTTGGAAGGAATTGTGCAAGTAGAAAAATCTATAAAAGATGGTGCGAAGAAAGCACTGAAGAAGATGATCGAGATTGTGGAAATGTAA
- the nadC gene encoding carboxylating nicotinate-nucleotide diphosphorylase produces MNRELLTSTLKEDFADLGDVTGEAIFKNEQNQFVLIAKQSGILCGILEFKSVIESVDNSIEIKLNFKDGDKIEENDEIAILSGKVSSILKAERTALNILAHLSGIASKTSQFVEASKGKSIILDTRKTLPGLRKLQKYAVRCGGGQNHRMGLFDMVMIKDNHIDAAGGISKAVQKIRDKWQNRFGIEVETRNLQEVKEALECKVDRIMLDNMNCEMMKKAVEIISGKCETEASGNMTLERIPEVSDTGVDFISVGELTHSVKAFDFSLRKAPLCKGK; encoded by the coding sequence ATGAATAGAGAATTATTAACATCAACACTTAAGGAAGATTTCGCAGATTTGGGAGATGTAACAGGTGAAGCTATCTTTAAGAACGAACAAAATCAATTTGTTTTAATCGCCAAGCAATCTGGAATTTTATGTGGAATTTTGGAATTCAAATCTGTGATTGAAAGTGTAGATAATTCAATCGAAATTAAGTTGAATTTCAAAGATGGAGATAAGATTGAAGAAAACGATGAAATTGCTATTTTGTCAGGGAAAGTATCTTCAATTTTGAAAGCGGAAAGAACTGCTCTAAATATTCTGGCTCATCTCAGTGGAATTGCCAGTAAAACTTCCCAATTTGTAGAAGCATCGAAGGGAAAATCAATAATTTTGGATACTCGCAAAACACTTCCGGGATTACGCAAACTACAGAAATATGCAGTGAGATGTGGCGGTGGCCAAAATCATCGTATGGGACTTTTCGATATGGTGATGATCAAAGACAATCACATCGATGCTGCCGGTGGAATCTCCAAAGCGGTACAAAAGATCAGAGATAAATGGCAAAATAGATTTGGGATAGAAGTGGAAACAAGAAATTTGCAGGAAGTAAAAGAAGCACTGGAATGCAAAGTAGATCGCATTATGCTGGATAATATGAACTGTGAAATGATGAAAAAAGCAGTTGAAATTATTTCTGGAAAATGTGAAACAGAAGCCAGCGGAAATATGACTTTGGAAAGAATTCCGGAAGTGTCAGATACTGGTGTCGATTTTATTTCGGTAGGCGAACTAACCCATTCGGTGAAAGCTTTTGATTTTTCGTTGCGAAAAGCTCCCCTTTGTAAGGGTAAATAA
- the buk gene encoding butyrate kinase: MDYRVLAINPGSTSTKIAVFDDEKSVFTVTLRHDVDEISKFDGIIEQYDFRKKFVLKALEEHDVLPESLKAVVGRGGLIKPVKGGTYSVNEKMLEDLQNPELWGRIHASNLGAFIANSIASELGIPAFIVDPVTVDEFEPIARISGCPKIERQSLLHALNLRYCAIMVAEEKGKNVDEINQIGVHMGGGISVAAIKKGKMVDVNNAVLGMGPFSPQRAGALPIGDLLEMAFSGKYTHNEMKAMFTKTGGLISYLGTDDGEEVQKRIESGDKKAKLVFDAMIYQIAKEIGACATVLKGDLDVIFLTGGLAYNDYLRENLIKRIEFLSDIKVIPGEKEMEALSQGAVRVLKGLEEAKEYK, encoded by the coding sequence ATGGATTATAGAGTATTAGCTATAAATCCTGGGTCAACTTCTACTAAGATAGCCGTCTTCGATGATGAAAAATCTGTGTTTACAGTAACTTTGCGCCATGATGTCGATGAGATCAGCAAATTTGATGGAATTATCGAGCAGTATGATTTTAGAAAAAAGTTTGTATTGAAAGCTCTTGAGGAACATGATGTTTTACCTGAAAGCCTTAAAGCAGTAGTGGGAAGAGGTGGACTGATAAAACCAGTGAAGGGCGGAACTTATTCAGTGAATGAAAAAATGCTGGAAGACCTGCAAAATCCTGAACTTTGGGGTAGAATACACGCTTCAAATCTGGGAGCTTTTATTGCAAATTCCATTGCTTCAGAATTGGGGATCCCGGCTTTTATCGTCGATCCTGTTACAGTGGATGAATTTGAACCGATCGCCCGAATTTCCGGTTGTCCAAAAATTGAAAGACAATCTCTTTTGCATGCACTAAATCTGCGTTATTGTGCTATTATGGTGGCAGAAGAAAAAGGAAAAAATGTAGATGAAATAAACCAGATCGGAGTTCACATGGGCGGCGGCATCAGCGTGGCTGCCATTAAAAAAGGAAAGATGGTGGATGTAAATAATGCAGTTCTGGGAATGGGACCATTTTCACCTCAACGTGCTGGTGCTCTTCCTATCGGCGATCTGCTGGAAATGGCATTCAGCGGAAAATATACTCACAATGAAATGAAAGCAATGTTTACAAAAACCGGCGGATTGATCTCTTATCTGGGAACTGATGATGGGGAAGAAGTTCAAAAGAGAATCGAATCTGGTGATAAAAAAGCCAAGCTTGTTTTCGATGCTATGATCTATCAGATCGCTAAAGAGATCGGAGCATGTGCTACCGTTCTAAAAGGTGATCTCGATGTTATTTTCCTGACAGGAGGATTGGCTTATAACGATTATCTGCGAGAAAACTTGATAAAGCGAATAGAATTTTTATCAGATATTAAAGTAATTCCCGGTGAGAAAGAGATGGAAGCTCTCAGCCAGGGAGCTGTTCGAGTTTTGAAAGGTTTGGAAGAAGCAAAAGAATATAAATAA
- the nfo gene encoding deoxyribonuclease IV, whose translation MKYIGAHVSIAGGVENAPGNANEIEAKAFGMFTKNQRQWKAKPFTNKNIENFKIDLKANGFKPEHVLPHDTYLINLGHPEREKLEKSRKAFLDELQRCEQLDLKLLNFHPGSSLGKISEEECLKTVADSINWAIDRTDDVIAVIENTAGMGNHVGHSFEQIAFIVEHVENKDRVGICYDTCHGFTAGYDIRTKTAFEKTFADFDKMIGMNYLKGMHLNDSKKEFASNKDRHESIGKGFIGLDAFKFIMNDKRFDNIPLILETPNSEIWKDEIKMLYDMIE comes from the coding sequence ATGAAATACATTGGAGCACATGTAAGCATAGCAGGTGGAGTGGAAAATGCACCCGGCAATGCAAATGAGATTGAAGCAAAAGCGTTTGGAATGTTCACCAAAAATCAGCGGCAGTGGAAGGCAAAACCATTTACAAACAAGAATATCGAGAATTTCAAAATAGATTTGAAAGCAAATGGATTTAAACCAGAACACGTTCTACCGCATGACACTTATCTAATAAATCTGGGACATCCGGAACGGGAAAAATTGGAGAAATCTAGAAAAGCGTTTTTAGATGAACTGCAGCGTTGTGAACAACTGGACTTGAAGCTTTTAAATTTTCACCCGGGAAGTTCATTAGGCAAAATATCGGAAGAAGAATGTTTGAAAACCGTTGCAGATTCAATCAACTGGGCTATCGACAGAACTGATGATGTGATAGCTGTAATCGAGAATACTGCTGGCATGGGAAATCATGTGGGACATAGCTTTGAGCAGATTGCTTTTATTGTAGAACACGTTGAAAATAAAGACCGGGTGGGAATTTGTTATGATACTTGTCATGGTTTTACTGCCGGTTATGATATCCGTACTAAAACAGCTTTTGAAAAGACTTTCGCTGACTTTGATAAGATGATCGGGATGAACTATTTAAAAGGAATGCACCTGAACGACAGCAAAAAGGAATTTGCTTCCAATAAAGACCGACATGAAAGTATCGGCAAAGGTTTTATCGGTCTTGATGCTTTCAAATTCATCATGAATGACAAGCGATTTGATAATATTCCACTGATCCTGGAAACACCCAATTCGGAGATTTGGAAAGATGAAATTAAAATGCTTTATGACATGATTGAGTGA